In Capsicum annuum cultivar UCD-10X-F1 chromosome 7, UCD10Xv1.1, whole genome shotgun sequence, one genomic interval encodes:
- the LOC107877917 gene encoding proteasome subunit beta type-7-A isoform X2 gives MDVPQNGGFSFDLCRRNEMLVSKGLRSPPFLKTGTTIVGLIFQDGVILGADTQATEGPIVADKNCEKIHYMAPNIYCCGAGTAADTEAVTDMVSSQLKLHRHHTGRESRVVTALTLLKSHLFSYQGHVSAALVLGGVDVTGPHLHTRDEGIKLVAEAILSGVFNDLGSGSNVDICVITKGNTEYLRNHLSPNPRTYPQKGYPFSKKTGVLSTKITPQREIVNGIEGGDAMEE, from the exons ATGGATGTTCCACAAAATGGTGGGTTTAGTTTTGATTTGTGTAGAAGGAATGAGATGTTAGTCAGTAAAGGACTTCGTTCTCCTCCTTTTCTCAAGACTGGTACTACCATCGTCGGCTTAATTTTTCAG GATGGTGTTATACTTGGAGCAGACACACAGGCAACGGAAGGACCAATAGTCGCAGATAAAAACTGTGAGAAAATTCATTACATGGCTCCTAATATATATTGTTGTGGAGCTGGGACAGCTGCTGATACTGAGGCAGTGACCG ACATGGTGAGTTCCCAGCTGAAGCTTCACAGGCATCACACTGGTCGTGAATCCAGGGTTGTGACAGCTCTTACTCTTTTGAAGTCCCACCTTTTCAG CTACCAGGGCCATGTCTCAGCTGCTTTGGTCCTTGGTGGTGTTGATGTCACAGGGCCACATCTTCATACT AGGGATGAAGGAATAAAGCTAGTAGCAGAGGCCATATTGTCTGGAGTGTTCAATGACCTTGGTAGCGGGAGCAATGTCGATATCTGTGTGATAACAAAG GGAAACACGGAGTACTTAAGAAACCATTTATCACCTAATCCCCGCACCTATCCACAAAAGGGTTACCCGTTCTCTAAAAAGACTG GGGTCCTCAGTACAAAGATTACACCACAGAGAGAAATTGTGAATGGGATTGAAGGTGGAGACGCCATGGAAGAATGA
- the LOC107877917 gene encoding proteasome subunit beta type-7-A isoform X1 yields MDVPQNGGFSFDLCRRNEMLVSKGLRSPPFLKTGTTIVGLIFQDGVILGADTQATEGPIVADKNCEKIHYMAPNIYCCGAGTAADTEAVTDMVSSQLKLHRHHTGRESRVVTALTLLKSHLFSYQGHVSAALVLGGVDVTGPHLHTIYPHGSTDTLPYATMGSGSLAAMAIFESKYREGMSRDEGIKLVAEAILSGVFNDLGSGSNVDICVITKGNTEYLRNHLSPNPRTYPQKGYPFSKKTGVLSTKITPQREIVNGIEGGDAMEE; encoded by the exons ATGGATGTTCCACAAAATGGTGGGTTTAGTTTTGATTTGTGTAGAAGGAATGAGATGTTAGTCAGTAAAGGACTTCGTTCTCCTCCTTTTCTCAAGACTGGTACTACCATCGTCGGCTTAATTTTTCAG GATGGTGTTATACTTGGAGCAGACACACAGGCAACGGAAGGACCAATAGTCGCAGATAAAAACTGTGAGAAAATTCATTACATGGCTCCTAATATATATTGTTGTGGAGCTGGGACAGCTGCTGATACTGAGGCAGTGACCG ACATGGTGAGTTCCCAGCTGAAGCTTCACAGGCATCACACTGGTCGTGAATCCAGGGTTGTGACAGCTCTTACTCTTTTGAAGTCCCACCTTTTCAG CTACCAGGGCCATGTCTCAGCTGCTTTGGTCCTTGGTGGTGTTGATGTCACAGGGCCACATCTTCATACT ATTTATCCACATGGATCAACTGATACTCTACCATATGCTACAATGGGCTCTGGTTCCCTCGCAGCAATGGCTATCTTTGAGTCAAAATACCGGGAGGGGATGAGT AGGGATGAAGGAATAAAGCTAGTAGCAGAGGCCATATTGTCTGGAGTGTTCAATGACCTTGGTAGCGGGAGCAATGTCGATATCTGTGTGATAACAAAG GGAAACACGGAGTACTTAAGAAACCATTTATCACCTAATCCCCGCACCTATCCACAAAAGGGTTACCCGTTCTCTAAAAAGACTG GGGTCCTCAGTACAAAGATTACACCACAGAGAGAAATTGTGAATGGGATTGAAGGTGGAGACGCCATGGAAGAATGA